One genomic window of Glycine soja cultivar W05 chromosome 9, ASM419377v2, whole genome shotgun sequence includes the following:
- the LOC114368343 gene encoding uncharacterized protein LOC114368343: protein MTETSMRVRNVDVYGFLEPQSIQRFGQSQFESENYSKSWMQNSRRDAYLGAYLNGGHWQMVVILPKENVVIWFCSLHNRPENYLKGIINDALKGLDGTPQSKSKATARWILVKYFNCARPFEPERLKTLRIQ from the exons atgactgagacaagtatgcgagtgAGGAATgtcgatgtgtatggattcctcgagccacaatcCATACAAAGATTTGGGCAAtcgcaatttgaatcagaaaattATAGTAAGAGCTGGATGCAGAATTCAAGGAGGGATGcgtacctaggagcctacttgaatgg TGGACATTGGCAAATGGttgtcattttgcctaaggaaaatgttgtcatttggttttgttcgttgcataataggccagaAAACTACCTCAAAGGAATTATTAACGA tgctttgaaaggacttgacggtactccacaaagtaaatccaaggctaCTGCTAGGTGGATTCttgttaaa TATTTCAATTGTGCTAGACCATTCGAACCAGAGAGATTGAAGACACTTCGCATCCAGTGA
- the LOC114367628 gene encoding uncharacterized protein LOC114367628, whose amino-acid sequence MKILEGNVGALTNFEVLDFLLTKGASKDPTRVIAKVAQSEYKVYDYLVDTAASVQTRESINEFLTSVKQHDLVRFLSIGESQLMDT is encoded by the exons ATGAAAAT CTTAGAGGGCAATGTTGGTGCACTCACAAATTTTGAGGTCCTTGATTTCTTACTAACTAAAGGAGCTTCAAAGGATCCAACAAGAGTTATTGCCAAAGTAGCACAGTCTGAATACAag GTTTATGATTATTTGGTTGACACTGCTGCCTCTGTTCAAACAAGAGAGAGCATCAATGAGTTCTTGACAAGTGTTAAACAGCATGACCTAGTAAGGTTCCTCTCTATTGGGGAATCGCAGCTGATGGATACGTAG